One genomic segment of [Phormidium] sp. ETS-05 includes these proteins:
- a CDS encoding glycosyltransferase family 39 protein: MTIRARFWQNWHQWNWWRLLLIIVLALGICFRLVNLDRKVYWEDEAATSLRISGYSKIEFVEQTYNAPPITVGELRQKYLTPNPSKNLGDTLQVLMGKAEHTPLYYLLARFWAQLVGSSPAEMRLLPALISLWAFPAIYWLCLELFGSPLIAGIAIALIAVSPLHILYAQEARQYSLWIVTILVSTAQLLRALRVQNQANWIIYAFTVIVGLYAHLFYLFIALSHGIYVLILTRLRATNQLGNYLVASTAALGAFTPWLLALFNYANTSPYWQSINKALGREITLDDLLCKWFRNVNRIFHEADLGLANLILFLFAAGAIYFVCRHASPKIWWLILTLFGVTALVLVLPDLIIGGQRSVRTRYLIPCALSIQLAVAYSLAIQLTISVRIWQQRIWRFVLTVLILGGVVSGAITSQAVSTWSKDMNTTKYYPRIAQAINAAGAPFVITDGEETNILSLTYLLKPDVKIQFLKLPHSLPLLDVRAKDIFLLDASEELRTQLQQEQPITLEAVVDKRKANLWRVKGS, from the coding sequence GGCTATTCCAAAATCGAATTTGTCGAGCAAACCTACAACGCTCCACCCATTACTGTCGGCGAGTTGCGGCAAAAATACCTCACCCCCAACCCCAGCAAAAACCTCGGCGACACCCTCCAAGTCCTCATGGGAAAAGCCGAACATACCCCATTATATTACCTCCTCGCCCGATTTTGGGCGCAATTAGTAGGCAGTTCCCCCGCAGAAATGCGGCTGCTTCCCGCCTTAATTAGTCTGTGGGCATTCCCCGCCATCTATTGGCTCTGTTTAGAACTATTTGGCTCACCATTAATTGCTGGGATAGCAATAGCCCTCATCGCCGTATCCCCCCTACATATCCTCTACGCCCAAGAAGCCAGACAATACAGCCTCTGGATAGTCACAATTTTAGTTTCCACTGCCCAGCTTCTGCGTGCCTTGCGGGTGCAAAATCAAGCCAATTGGATAATTTACGCTTTCACGGTTATCGTGGGACTTTATGCCCATTTATTTTACCTATTTATTGCCCTATCCCACGGTATATATGTGTTAATTTTAACCCGGTTACGGGCAACCAATCAATTAGGTAATTACCTCGTAGCATCCACCGCCGCCCTAGGGGCATTTACCCCCTGGTTACTGGCATTATTCAATTATGCTAACACCTCTCCCTACTGGCAAAGCATCAATAAAGCATTGGGGCGAGAAATCACTTTAGATGATTTGTTATGCAAGTGGTTTCGCAACGTCAATCGCATATTTCACGAGGCCGATTTAGGTTTAGCTAATCTCATTTTATTTTTGTTTGCTGCTGGGGCTATCTATTTTGTCTGTCGTCACGCATCGCCAAAGATTTGGTGGTTAATTTTAACTTTGTTTGGCGTCACGGCTCTAGTCCTAGTATTGCCAGATTTGATTATCGGAGGACAGCGATCTGTGCGCACGCGGTATTTGATACCCTGTGCTTTGAGCATCCAGCTAGCTGTTGCTTATTCACTCGCGATTCAGCTTACCATATCTGTGCGCATTTGGCAACAAAGAATCTGGCGATTTGTCCTCACCGTGTTAATTCTGGGTGGGGTGGTTTCTGGGGCAATTACTTCCCAAGCCGTATCAACTTGGAGTAAGGATATGAATACCACGAAGTATTATCCCCGAATTGCCCAGGCAATTAATGCGGCGGGGGCACCTTTTGTGATCACTGATGGCGAGGAAACTAATATTTTATCTCTCACTTATCTGCTCAAACCAGATGTGAAAATTCAATTTTTGAAGTTGCCCCATTCCCTCCCGCTTCTTGATGTGCGGGCAAAGGATATATTTTTGTTGGATGCTTCCGAGGAGTTGCGGACTCAATTGCAACAGGAGCAGCCTATCACTTTAGAGGCAGTTGTAGATAAGAGAAAGGCGAATTTGTGGCGTGTAAAAGGTTCTTAA